In Leptodesmis sichuanensis A121, the following are encoded in one genomic region:
- a CDS encoding HlyD family type I secretion periplasmic adaptor subunit, translated as MKSTKTTSIQQQQTKYQFANPQQYLNYELGHAVKRLPPIYMRLLGFGVCTLVVSTIAWAALSKVDEVATATGQVVPASQIKPMRSLATGMLREINVKEGMLVKKGDILLELDPTISQAEVKRLEKLAEQNRAALARLEAERNGTVQAGSVLQNELLESRLKEFRDRQAAATADANRQLGIIKASQVKKTQLESELAHTSHKLQAMGTLASAGAVPRFDYLDLQNKVDSLQKQIAIQVQEIEQAQQAYQAAQKNMTRLKSERQTEILSQIDKQQQELTDLEGKLSQAKEQHKQSIIRASVTGTVYDIKVAKTGATVQAGDELLSIVPQGETLMLEAKVQNRDIGFIKQGMYTKVKLETFPYQEFGILQGTIDQISPNAIPDKDLGLVFPVSVKLKQQTVHIKGREVPLSPGMTSTVEIVTRQKTVLSFLLEPITASLDRAFSVR; from the coding sequence ATGAAGTCTACAAAAACTACTTCTATTCAACAGCAACAAACAAAATATCAATTTGCCAATCCACAACAATATCTCAACTATGAACTTGGTCATGCAGTCAAACGACTGCCGCCGATTTATATGCGATTGCTGGGCTTTGGAGTTTGCACACTAGTAGTCAGCACGATCGCCTGGGCAGCATTGAGCAAGGTAGATGAGGTGGCAACGGCAACGGGGCAAGTGGTTCCAGCATCCCAAATTAAACCGATGCGATCGCTGGCTACGGGAATGCTGCGCGAAATCAACGTCAAAGAAGGAATGCTAGTCAAAAAAGGAGATATTTTACTGGAGCTTGATCCAACCATTTCTCAAGCAGAGGTAAAACGCCTGGAGAAATTGGCAGAACAAAATCGGGCAGCATTGGCGCGGCTAGAAGCAGAACGAAATGGTACAGTTCAGGCTGGATCAGTGTTACAGAATGAATTGTTGGAGTCCCGGTTGAAAGAGTTTCGCGATCGCCAGGCAGCAGCTACTGCCGATGCTAACCGTCAGTTAGGAATCATCAAAGCGTCGCAGGTGAAGAAAACCCAGCTAGAATCAGAACTTGCTCACACCAGCCACAAGTTACAGGCAATGGGTACATTAGCCTCTGCCGGAGCCGTTCCCCGGTTTGACTACCTGGATTTGCAAAATAAAGTGGATTCCTTGCAGAAACAAATTGCAATTCAGGTTCAAGAAATTGAACAAGCACAACAGGCATACCAGGCAGCTCAAAAAAATATGACTCGACTGAAATCGGAGCGGCAAACGGAGATTCTGAGCCAGATTGATAAACAACAGCAAGAACTGACAGATCTGGAAGGAAAACTATCCCAGGCAAAAGAGCAGCACAAGCAAAGCATCATTCGTGCATCGGTTACAGGCACGGTTTACGATATCAAAGTAGCGAAAACGGGAGCAACGGTACAGGCAGGAGATGAACTGCTATCGATTGTTCCTCAAGGTGAAACCTTGATGTTAGAGGCTAAAGTCCAGAACCGAGATATTGGCTTTATCAAGCAAGGAATGTACACAAAAGTAAAGCTAGAAACCTTTCCGTATCAAGAATTTGGCATATTACAAGGAACCATTGACCAAATTAGTCCCAATGCTATTCCAGACAAAGATTTGGGATTAGTTTTTCCTGTGTCAGTCAAACTAAAGCAGCAAACTGTGCATATTAAAGGGCGAGAGGTGCCTCTGAGCCCTGGCATGACCTCAACCGTAGAAATCGTTACCCGTCAGAAAACGGTGTTAAGCTTCCTCCTGGAACCCATCACGGCTAGTTTAGATCGAGCATTCTCAGTGCGATAA
- a CDS encoding dihydroorotase, giving the protein MSDPLLLDRIIKNVRLVRPHASTIDRVDLGIKDEKFVEIAPEISADRAIEVFDAQNLLGFPGVVDAHMHIGIYQPLDQDAITESKAAAMGGVTTSLNYIRTGQYYLNKGGSYKDFFPEVLALSDSNFFVDYGYHIAPISPQHIDEMEWLFEQHGVASFKIFMFYGGYGLHGLSNQQNLFLMISQEDRYDFAHFEFIMRGLARLRERYPSQQDSISLSLHCEIADILNAYTKIVQQDTSLTGLSAYSAARPPHSEGLAICIASYLAHETNCGNINLLHLSSRKAVEAALMMQSTFPHINFRREVTVGHLLLDVDAPTGKWAKVNPPIRSRADVEFLWEAVLQGQVDWIVSDHACCSAEQKANPQDPENIWLAKSGFGGTEYLLSGILSEGRKRGMSYNQMAKLLCWNPAQRFGLPQKGDIAVGYDADLVLVDPNETFVVRASDSESQQGYTPFAGMELRGRVKTTFLRGQLIYDRHQIVGPPRGRYLRRSYP; this is encoded by the coding sequence GTGTCTGACCCCCTATTGCTGGACAGAATTATCAAAAATGTGCGGCTGGTTCGCCCGCATGCATCAACCATCGATCGCGTTGACCTGGGTATCAAAGATGAGAAATTTGTCGAAATCGCGCCAGAAATCAGTGCCGATCGGGCGATAGAGGTGTTTGATGCCCAGAATTTACTGGGCTTTCCTGGAGTCGTCGATGCTCACATGCATATTGGCATCTACCAGCCACTGGATCAAGATGCCATCACCGAAAGCAAAGCGGCGGCCATGGGAGGCGTGACCACCAGCCTCAACTATATCCGCACTGGACAGTATTACCTGAATAAAGGTGGATCGTACAAAGATTTCTTTCCCGAAGTTTTGGCCCTCTCAGACAGCAATTTTTTTGTGGACTATGGTTATCACATTGCGCCGATCTCCCCTCAGCATATTGATGAAATGGAGTGGCTATTTGAGCAGCATGGGGTGGCTTCATTCAAAATTTTTATGTTCTATGGAGGCTACGGATTGCATGGCCTGTCCAACCAGCAGAATCTGTTTTTGATGATCAGCCAGGAAGACCGCTACGACTTTGCCCACTTTGAATTCATTATGCGGGGTCTAGCTCGATTGCGGGAACGCTACCCCAGCCAGCAAGACAGCATTAGCCTGAGCCTGCATTGTGAAATTGCAGATATCCTCAACGCTTACACCAAAATCGTGCAGCAAGATACTAGCCTGACCGGATTGAGTGCTTACAGTGCTGCCCGTCCGCCTCACTCAGAAGGGTTAGCCATTTGTATTGCCTCCTATCTCGCCCATGAAACCAACTGCGGCAACATTAATTTGCTGCACCTCAGCTCCCGGAAAGCAGTAGAAGCGGCACTGATGATGCAATCAACCTTCCCTCACATTAATTTCCGACGAGAAGTTACAGTCGGTCATCTGCTGCTAGACGTGGATGCTCCCACGGGGAAATGGGCCAAGGTGAATCCACCGATTCGATCGCGGGCCGATGTTGAGTTCTTATGGGAGGCCGTTTTGCAGGGACAGGTGGACTGGATTGTCAGTGATCACGCCTGCTGTTCCGCCGAGCAGAAGGCCAATCCCCAGGATCCAGAGAACATCTGGCTGGCAAAATCAGGTTTTGGTGGAACGGAGTATTTGCTTTCCGGCATCCTTAGTGAAGGCCGCAAACGGGGGATGTCTTATAACCAGATGGCCAAACTACTGTGCTGGAATCCGGCTCAACGGTTTGGCCTACCTCAAAAGGGTGATATTGCCGTTGGCTATGATGCGGATCTGGTGTTGGTAGACCCAAATGAAACCTTTGTGGTTCGAGCCAGTGACTCAGAGTCGCAACAGGGCTATACCCCCTTTGCAGGGATGGAGCTAAGGGGACGGGTTAAAACTACCTTTTTGCGAGGACAGTTGATTTACGATCGCCATCAGATTGTAGGGCCACCGAGGGGACGCTACTTGAGGCGGTCGTACCCCTAA
- a CDS encoding aspartyl/asparaginyl beta-hydroxylase domain-containing protein translates to MAEFNEYHLDPVQFPFLKHLQGQWQAIRDEFTHFMHNASPEELKFTYDVMGPKSKTIKTKGNSKYSAFGVLFQGLFIEQYIQIHQIAYPDYQTHQAAAIALAIRKKYFPHLSESIEKTNFSNQDILRNVYFGTFHPGLDVKLHVNYNPHMNRGYLGLIVPEGDVAMKICHDKLYWHEGEFLVLDHSYPHCPHNYTNYDRTVLVVDFFKTDQPRADVVQFEQELVTQRMSENPYSLGVFGKSDQASEEDFIKYGLSHQLGWDKQLG, encoded by the coding sequence ATGGCTGAATTTAATGAATACCATCTGGATCCAGTGCAATTTCCGTTTCTGAAGCACCTGCAAGGGCAGTGGCAGGCGATCAGGGATGAGTTTACCCATTTCATGCATAACGCCTCTCCAGAGGAGTTGAAGTTTACGTATGATGTGATGGGGCCAAAGAGTAAAACGATTAAGACGAAAGGAAATTCTAAATACAGCGCTTTCGGAGTGTTATTTCAAGGACTATTTATTGAGCAATATATTCAAATCCATCAGATTGCATATCCTGATTATCAAACACACCAGGCGGCTGCAATAGCGTTAGCAATCCGAAAGAAATATTTTCCGCACTTATCTGAATCCATTGAAAAAACTAATTTTAGCAATCAGGATATTCTGAGAAATGTTTACTTTGGCACTTTTCATCCAGGATTGGATGTAAAACTGCACGTCAACTATAACCCGCACATGAATAGGGGATATCTGGGTTTAATTGTGCCAGAGGGCGATGTGGCGATGAAAATTTGCCATGACAAGCTGTACTGGCACGAAGGCGAATTTTTGGTATTAGATCACAGTTATCCCCATTGCCCACATAATTACACAAACTACGATCGCACGGTTCTAGTCGTCGATTTCTTTAAGACAGATCAACCGCGAGCAGATGTCGTTCAGTTTGAACAAGAACTCGTTACACAACGGATGAGCGAAAATCCTTACAGTCTGGGTGTTTTTGGTAAAAGCGATCAAGCCAGTGAAGAGGACTTTATTAAGTATGGTTTAAGCCATCAGTTAGGCTGGGACAAGCAACTAGGATGA
- a CDS encoding Hsp20/alpha crystallin family protein, which yields MAIIRWQPWQEIDTLRRQFDQLFDELAPISRGSAMKTNGNAWAPAIELKSTDTDVILRAELPGIDAKDLDIQVSREAVSIKGEYKTESKTEDKEHQIYRSEFRYGSFQRVIPLPVAVENEQVKADFKDGILTLTMPRVEAERPKVVKVNVGGTLPGETGSSNS from the coding sequence ATGGCAATCATTCGTTGGCAACCCTGGCAAGAAATTGACACTCTGCGTCGTCAATTTGATCAACTATTTGATGAACTGGCTCCCATCAGTCGGGGCAGTGCGATGAAAACCAATGGTAATGCCTGGGCACCGGCCATTGAGTTGAAGAGTACAGATACCGATGTGATTCTGCGGGCAGAACTTCCTGGAATTGATGCTAAAGATCTGGATATTCAAGTCAGCCGGGAAGCAGTCTCTATCAAGGGTGAATACAAGACTGAAAGCAAAACGGAAGACAAAGAGCATCAAATCTACCGCTCTGAATTCCGGTATGGTAGCTTCCAACGGGTGATTCCTCTGCCTGTGGCCGTTGAAAATGAACAAGTCAAAGCTGACTTTAAGGATGGTATCCTGACATTGACAATGCCACGAGTTGAGGCAGAACGCCCCAAAGTAGTAAAAGTCAATGTTGGAGGCACTTTACCTGGTGAAACTGGCAGCAGTAATAGCTAA
- a CDS encoding glycoside hydrolase family protein — protein MKREQYLQQQNHASFQPQSVSHQSGLQQSQLQQPANRSSSTNQLEQGNSKWLNAANNMAAGVLDTVRSWIGAQGTPDIQAIPQVLQKNGVNLRNATIEFKANPNSVHLDVETPKQGSSGRSLDIELDIGGIGTRDMSRLRGSTIDFTAKPNSVELDIEGPQRSGRQAVDLDLNLAGVGTQDLARLSGAIAGIQDIVANLPRTDRPQLSRPVLSKNDGTQILQRPNSQLSTKPQQVKSQPAFDKSTGHINQAGLDIVKQSEGFRSQAYRDAGGKWTIGYGHTATADPGETVTRAQAESLLKTDLRSAENAVRRQIQVPLNSNQFSALTSLAYNIGEGGLKKSDVAKHLNAGNYQAAADSFNKIVHVGGPNGTVLPGLVTRRANERALFLKPDASEKHTPNPNPRSPGAAQPQSYTVKKGDTLSEIAQNQLGDANRWRELQKADGSTFSEQDARKLQPGTTVFMPGAKPPKQEPQPNPGSSSPNQKVVDIARDFLHVREHGKNSGREVEMFQRDMRGNVGKDPWCMQFAQYCIKQAGGQTGQSSKIHRSAGCLDVWRKSPPSQKSSKPEVGSLVIFGGSGHVGIVEKVNANGSFTTIEGNTRNPNGSGEEGVFRKEHKVGEKNIVGFLRPF, from the coding sequence ATGAAACGGGAACAGTATTTGCAACAACAGAATCATGCTAGTTTTCAACCGCAATCAGTGAGTCATCAATCAGGATTGCAGCAGAGTCAACTTCAGCAACCTGCCAATCGAAGCAGTTCTACAAATCAGCTTGAGCAGGGGAATTCTAAATGGTTGAATGCGGCAAACAACATGGCGGCTGGAGTGCTGGATACGGTTAGATCCTGGATCGGGGCACAGGGAACGCCAGACATTCAGGCAATTCCGCAAGTGTTACAAAAAAATGGAGTCAATTTGAGGAATGCCACGATCGAGTTCAAGGCAAATCCCAACTCGGTGCATCTGGATGTGGAAACTCCCAAGCAAGGCTCTAGCGGACGATCACTGGATATTGAACTTGACATTGGCGGCATCGGTACCAGAGATATGTCCCGGTTGCGTGGCTCCACGATCGACTTTACGGCGAAACCGAATTCGGTCGAACTGGATATAGAAGGCCCGCAGCGGAGCGGTCGCCAAGCCGTTGATCTCGACCTCAACCTGGCAGGAGTTGGCACGCAGGATTTAGCCAGGTTGTCAGGTGCGATCGCGGGTATACAAGACATTGTTGCCAATCTACCCCGAACCGATCGCCCCCAACTCTCTCGACCTGTTCTCAGCAAAAATGATGGTACCCAAATTTTGCAGCGCCCAAATTCGCAGTTATCCACAAAGCCACAACAAGTAAAATCGCAACCTGCGTTTGACAAATCAACTGGACACATTAACCAGGCGGGATTGGATATTGTCAAACAATCAGAAGGATTTCGATCGCAGGCTTACCGTGATGCGGGTGGCAAATGGACGATCGGCTATGGTCACACTGCAACTGCTGACCCAGGTGAAACCGTGACCCGCGCTCAAGCTGAATCGTTGTTGAAGACGGATCTGAGATCGGCAGAAAATGCCGTTCGTCGGCAAATTCAGGTTCCGCTCAACTCCAATCAGTTTTCGGCACTAACTTCGCTGGCATACAACATCGGTGAAGGCGGACTGAAAAAGTCGGATGTTGCCAAACACTTGAACGCCGGAAATTACCAGGCTGCCGCTGATAGTTTTAACAAAATTGTGCATGTCGGTGGACCCAATGGCACAGTTTTGCCAGGATTAGTGACTCGTCGCGCCAACGAACGCGCCCTGTTTTTGAAACCGGATGCGTCAGAGAAGCACACACCAAACCCAAATCCACGCTCACCAGGTGCCGCTCAACCGCAATCCTACACTGTGAAAAAAGGTGACACGCTCTCAGAAATCGCTCAAAATCAACTTGGAGATGCCAACCGTTGGCGGGAACTTCAGAAAGCAGACGGTAGCACGTTCAGCGAACAAGATGCCCGTAAACTGCAACCAGGAACAACGGTTTTCATGCCAGGTGCTAAGCCACCCAAACAAGAACCTCAACCCAATCCTGGCAGCAGTAGCCCGAATCAAAAAGTCGTAGACATCGCCAGAGACTTTCTCCATGTAAGGGAGCATGGGAAAAATAGTGGTCGCGAAGTTGAAATGTTTCAGCGAGATATGCGCGGAAATGTCGGGAAAGATCCCTGGTGTATGCAGTTTGCTCAATATTGCATTAAGCAGGCTGGAGGACAAACGGGTCAAAGTTCTAAAATTCATCGCTCCGCAGGGTGTTTGGATGTTTGGAGAAAGTCTCCACCGTCACAAAAAAGCTCAAAACCAGAAGTGGGTTCACTCGTGATTTTTGGTGGTAGCGGACACGTTGGCATTGTTGAAAAGGTCAATGCGAATGGGTCATTCACCACAATCGAAGGTAATACCCGTAATCCGAATGGTTCTGGTGAAGAGGGCGTTTTCCGTAAGGAACACAAAGTCGGCGAGAAAAATATCGTTGGGTTCCTCAGACCTTTCTAG
- a CDS encoding glycosyltransferase — MNSIYPIRFSLVIPTYNESGNIERIIQQLSAMLDEVLPHNYELIVVDDDSPDRTWELAAALIPEYPCLRVMRRETERGLATAVIRGWQVAQGDVLGVIDGDLQHPPDTLLRLLSELENGADLAVASRHVEGGGVSTWSVTRRFLSRGAQLLGLMILPRVVSRVSDPMSGYFLVRRGAIAGQTLNPVGYKILIEVLGRGAIDQIAEVGYVFQEREEGESKVTWKQYMDYVHHLLRLRVDSGRLGRWGERLHFPVGRFFRFGLVGISGLAVDMASLYILYDVLGMGLTRSAILAAEIAIINNFFWNDRWTFGDLAKQQSQRGMVIKRFLKFNIVCLMGLVLKVLLLNLFFNGFHINAYLANLMAITIVTFWNFWINLKLSWRVTQVR, encoded by the coding sequence GTGAACTCTATCTATCCCATCCGATTTTCTCTGGTCATTCCCACCTACAACGAGAGCGGTAATATTGAGCGCATCATCCAGCAGTTAAGCGCCATGCTGGATGAGGTATTGCCCCATAATTATGAGTTGATTGTGGTGGATGATGATAGTCCAGACCGCACCTGGGAGTTAGCCGCGGCTTTAATCCCAGAGTACCCCTGCTTACGAGTCATGCGCCGAGAAACGGAACGAGGGCTGGCAACGGCTGTGATTCGCGGTTGGCAGGTAGCACAGGGAGACGTGCTAGGTGTCATTGATGGAGATCTGCAGCATCCCCCTGACACATTGCTGAGGTTATTAAGCGAGTTGGAGAATGGGGCTGACCTGGCTGTGGCCAGTCGTCATGTAGAGGGGGGTGGAGTCAGCACCTGGAGCGTGACTCGCCGATTCTTATCGCGAGGTGCCCAGTTACTGGGTCTGATGATTCTGCCTCGGGTCGTCAGTCGGGTCAGCGATCCCATGAGCGGGTATTTTCTGGTACGGCGGGGAGCGATCGCAGGTCAGACCCTCAATCCGGTCGGGTACAAGATTTTAATTGAGGTGTTAGGCCGGGGAGCGATTGATCAGATTGCTGAGGTGGGCTATGTATTCCAGGAGCGGGAAGAAGGGGAAAGTAAAGTTACCTGGAAGCAGTACATGGATTATGTGCATCATCTCCTGCGCTTACGAGTTGATTCCGGTCGGTTAGGCCGCTGGGGGGAACGGTTGCATTTTCCAGTAGGCCGCTTCTTCCGGTTTGGGCTAGTCGGCATTAGCGGATTAGCCGTTGATATGGCTTCTCTGTATATTCTGTACGATGTGTTGGGGATGGGATTAACTCGCAGTGCCATCCTGGCGGCAGAGATTGCGATTATCAACAACTTCTTCTGGAACGATCGCTGGACATTTGGGGATCTAGCCAAACAACAGTCGCAACGGGGCATGGTGATCAAACGGTTCCTCAAGTTCAACATTGTTTGCTTGATGGGACTGGTTCTGAAAGTGTTGCTGCTGAACCTGTTCTTCAATGGGTTTCATATAAATGCTTATCTCGCGAATTTAATGGCGATCACGATCGTCACCTTCTGGAATTTCTGGATCAACCTGAAACTGAGTTGGCGAGTGACACAGGTCAGGTGA
- a CDS encoding S8 family serine peptidase yields MKREQYTHQQNHSSFQPQSVTSQSSLEHNQLNQLTQHSSAIAPQTHPNWFEQANQWINNKVQAAQSFVNSGGAIATDDILPVLQSGSQSQATQSNQAIVGIIDSSFGANDHGTQMLNTIRDVNPEASVVLKDGVGKGNWAESLTEFVDTAKASGQTGAVANLSFDLTEVRPDGTVTTRSQLTAEEQSALAYARDNNVLVVASAGNEGGAMSALGQASQQFENVIAVGAAEGNGRADYSSFGQGLDLVANGSKHGKEGTSFAAAEVTGAISEVWEANPHLSARQVAQTLQATATDLHTPGWDAETGAGKLNLDRARSVAQQITPDTKSFSGADLLHQTQGSFDGAIWQSKDGSVASERSNFRLRMPKLPSPRDAVNAVRREARETGAAVNRTVRNTTNAVRREAREAGSAVRRTTRDAANTVRREAREAGSAVRRTTRDAANTVRREAREAGSAVRRTTRDAANTVRREAREAGSAVAQTSREVGRATQEAWRDTSDWTRRNYDTISEVGHTALDVAGMIPVVGAVADGVNAAWYLGEGDYANAALSGVGMIPGLGDAATATKLGMRGARLIRNGDRVVDMGRQVDNVLVQGGRAMEVAALPSEIAGTVQGSREAYNQFSQGNYLQGGLALTQAGMSAVGVGSGVRSGVQLRGGRDGQTSGGNDRGSGTPQRSGTSSGDRVAATGIPQRPGSSGGDRIPTTQSVSFPAITGRQTPDRGTSTSTRSHPLSGQSPSKNSGEDKPLGARGGSLPLREPNEWGTHRGTASRRPFSPDQAGGTIQDLSVDRLKIQENGINRVEQHLSRFGDDPQNQAQVQRLREIAAGKIEPTEADLNFYAHELRESVRYRKLGYENRGTGEVWQPSDSDQARQVWNDAHTAALEDYGIKEGPGVLYHPSVEAGGDVSKPLGGRGPTPRDPSSGRSPDPYSATDVSRADFDIRGVPVTRSPYVTDAAMSDGKFFTYTLRDADGNVRYVGRASPRRKGDKGAGTVFRGRMAGQGDHEALTTHLDEVAEIRIEGFQGNSDANKGAEQILYSRYQIPQPNPAPSGNRLEGGINESGQQLWNKDHIRSARPDRLPRTRTVISKAADDMKTENM; encoded by the coding sequence ATGAAGCGTGAACAATACACCCACCAACAAAATCATTCCAGCTTTCAGCCGCAATCAGTTACATCGCAATCTTCCCTTGAACACAATCAACTGAATCAACTCACCCAACACAGCAGCGCGATCGCTCCTCAAACTCATCCCAACTGGTTCGAGCAAGCCAATCAATGGATCAATAATAAAGTTCAAGCTGCACAATCATTCGTTAATAGTGGTGGAGCGATCGCCACGGATGATATTCTTCCCGTTTTGCAATCTGGCAGCCAGTCCCAAGCAACTCAATCTAATCAGGCGATCGTTGGCATTATTGATTCTAGCTTTGGTGCGAATGACCACGGAACGCAAATGCTCAATACCATTCGCGATGTGAATCCAGAAGCCTCTGTTGTCTTGAAAGATGGCGTTGGCAAAGGCAACTGGGCGGAATCCCTGACTGAGTTTGTCGATACAGCCAAAGCATCTGGGCAAACGGGTGCCGTCGCCAACCTCAGCTTTGACCTGACAGAAGTGCGTCCCGATGGAACGGTCACCACGCGATCGCAACTCACCGCAGAAGAACAATCTGCCCTCGCCTATGCCCGTGACAACAATGTGTTAGTCGTAGCATCGGCAGGGAATGAAGGTGGAGCAATGTCCGCCCTCGGTCAGGCATCCCAACAGTTTGAAAATGTGATTGCGGTCGGTGCAGCGGAAGGGAATGGTCGGGCAGATTACTCTAGCTTTGGTCAAGGTTTAGATCTCGTGGCCAACGGCAGCAAGCATGGGAAAGAAGGCACCTCATTTGCAGCGGCTGAAGTCACTGGTGCGATTTCAGAAGTCTGGGAAGCCAATCCCCATCTCAGCGCTCGCCAGGTTGCCCAAACCTTGCAAGCCACGGCAACCGATTTGCACACTCCTGGCTGGGATGCGGAAACCGGCGCTGGCAAATTGAATTTAGACCGTGCCCGTTCCGTCGCTCAACAAATCACCCCTGACACGAAAAGCTTCTCTGGTGCTGACCTATTGCACCAAACTCAAGGTTCATTTGATGGTGCAATCTGGCAGAGTAAGGATGGATCGGTTGCCAGTGAGCGATCGAACTTCAGGTTGAGGATGCCTAAACTGCCCAGCCCTAGAGATGCAGTGAATGCAGTACGTCGGGAAGCTCGTGAAACTGGTGCTGCCGTGAATCGGACAGTCAGAAATACAACGAATGCAGTGCGCCGGGAAGCCCGAGAAGCAGGTTCAGCCGTGCGCCGAACAACCCGCGATGCCGCCAATACGGTCAGACGAGAAGCCCGAGAAGCAGGTTCAGCCGTGCGTCGAACAACTCGCGATGCCGCCAATACGGTCAGACGAGAAGCCCGAGAAGCAGGTTCAGCCGTGCGTCGGACAACCCGCGATGCCGCCAATACAGTCAGACGAGAAGCCCGAGAAGCAGGTTCAGCGGTGGCTCAAACTAGCAGAGAGGTGGGTCGAGCCACTCAAGAAGCTTGGAGAGATACCAGCGACTGGACCCGCAGAAATTACGACACAATTTCAGAGGTGGGTCATACGGCACTGGATGTGGCAGGGATGATTCCTGTCGTTGGTGCGGTCGCTGATGGCGTGAATGCTGCCTGGTATCTGGGCGAAGGCGATTATGCCAATGCGGCGCTTTCTGGTGTTGGCATGATTCCTGGTTTGGGTGATGCAGCCACGGCAACAAAACTGGGGATGCGGGGTGCCAGACTCATAAGAAATGGCGATCGCGTTGTTGACATGGGCAGACAGGTTGATAACGTTTTGGTGCAAGGCGGACGCGCAATGGAAGTTGCCGCGTTGCCATCGGAAATTGCCGGAACGGTGCAAGGTTCTAGAGAAGCATACAACCAATTTTCTCAAGGCAATTATCTGCAAGGAGGACTGGCACTGACTCAAGCTGGAATGTCAGCCGTTGGCGTGGGATCTGGTGTGCGTTCAGGTGTGCAACTGCGAGGAGGTCGCGACGGTCAAACCAGTGGCGGCAACGATCGCGGCTCAGGTACTCCTCAACGTTCTGGAACTTCAAGTGGCGATCGCGTTGCAGCCACAGGCATTCCTCAACGCCCTGGCTCTTCTGGCGGCGATCGCATCCCAACAACTCAATCAGTATCTTTTCCTGCAATTACTGGAAGGCAAACTCCTGACAGGGGCACTTCTACTTCAACGCGATCGCATCCTTTAAGTGGGCAAAGTCCTTCTAAAAATTCAGGAGAAGACAAACCGTTGGGTGCAAGAGGGGGTTCACTTCCTCTCAGGGAACCCAATGAATGGGGAACTCATAGAGGAACCGCAAGTAGACGACCCTTTTCGCCAGATCAGGCTGGAGGAACCATTCAAGATCTATCCGTTGATCGCTTAAAGATTCAGGAGAATGGAATTAATCGGGTCGAACAACATCTCTCACGCTTTGGTGACGATCCTCAAAACCAGGCGCAGGTTCAACGACTCAGAGAGATTGCTGCGGGTAAAATAGAGCCAACTGAAGCAGACTTAAACTTCTACGCCCATGAGCTGAGAGAATCTGTACGTTATAGAAAGCTGGGGTATGAAAACCGCGGAACGGGCGAAGTTTGGCAACCATCTGATTCGGACCAAGCACGACAAGTTTGGAACGACGCACATACAGCAGCGCTGGAAGACTATGGCATCAAAGAAGGCCCAGGCGTACTTTATCACCCGTCTGTAGAAGCGGGTGGTGATGTTAGCAAACCCCTGGGTGGTAGAGGTCCTACACCAAGAGATCCAAGTTCAGGCAGATCTCCTGATCCCTACAGTGCAACCGATGTTAGTCGAGCAGATTTTGATATAAGGGGTGTGCCTGTTACGCGTAGTCCTTACGTGACTGATGCGGCTATGTCAGATGGAAAGTTCTTTACTTACACTCTGAGAGATGCAGATGGCAACGTGAGGTACGTTGGAAGAGCTAGCCCTAGAAGAAAAGGTGACAAGGGTGCTGGGACAGTTTTTCGTGGAAGAATGGCAGGGCAGGGAGATCACGAGGCATTAACCACTCATTTAGATGAAGTTGCCGAAATTAGGATTGAAGGATTTCAAGGTAACAGTGATGCAAATAAAGGCGCTGAACAGATACTATATTCACGCTATCAAATTCCACAGCCAAATCCAGCACCTAGTGGTAATAGACTCGAAGGTGGCATAAATGAAAGTGGACAGCAGTTGTGGAATAAAGACCATATTCGGAGTGCAAGACCAGATAGGCTTCCCAGAACAAGAACAGTCATTAGTAAAGCCGCTGATGATATGAAGACTGAGAATATGTAG